A portion of the Streptomyces sp. NBC_01335 genome contains these proteins:
- a CDS encoding Cof-type HAD-IIB family hydrolase — protein MRENGPVTTPTEAPPVAVPRLIATDLDGTLLRDDKTLSSRTIAALAAAERAGVHVLFVTGRPPRWMDAVVSHLPGHGTAICANGAAVVDLSAGGRLIKVHPLGRAEALDVAHRVRAAAPGTTFAVEFTTGFHHEPLYPPFRQDPGAVVAPVEKLLAEETPGTGAPVLKLLAHHTAIAPDAFLALAREAAGDRVSFTRSSPSALLEAGGAGVSKARTLAEYCAARGVLPEEVVAFGDMPNDVEMLNWAGTSYAMANAHPAAVSAASGRTLTNEEDGVAVVLERLLAAH, from the coding sequence ATGCGGGAGAATGGACCGGTGACCACGCCTACCGAAGCACCGCCTGTCGCCGTGCCCCGGCTGATAGCCACCGATCTGGACGGCACGTTGCTGCGCGACGACAAGACCTTGTCCTCGCGCACGATCGCCGCCCTCGCGGCGGCCGAGCGGGCGGGCGTGCACGTCCTCTTCGTCACCGGGCGCCCACCACGCTGGATGGACGCGGTGGTGTCCCATCTGCCGGGGCACGGGACGGCGATCTGCGCGAACGGCGCCGCGGTGGTCGACCTGAGCGCCGGCGGCCGGCTGATCAAGGTCCACCCGCTCGGCCGGGCGGAGGCGCTCGACGTCGCGCACCGGGTACGGGCCGCCGCGCCCGGCACCACGTTCGCGGTGGAGTTCACCACCGGCTTCCACCACGAACCGCTCTACCCGCCGTTCCGCCAGGACCCCGGGGCGGTGGTGGCCCCCGTCGAGAAGCTGCTGGCCGAAGAGACACCGGGCACGGGCGCCCCGGTGCTCAAGCTCCTGGCCCACCACACCGCGATCGCCCCCGACGCGTTTCTCGCCCTGGCCCGGGAGGCTGCCGGGGACCGGGTCTCCTTCACCCGGTCCAGCCCTTCCGCCCTGCTGGAGGCCGGCGGGGCGGGCGTCTCCAAGGCCCGCACGCTCGCGGAGTACTGCGCGGCGCGCGGGGTGCTCCCCGAGGAGGTCGTCGCCTTCGGGGACATGCCGAACGACGTCGAGATGCTGAACTGGGCCGGTACCTCGTACGCGATGGCCAACGCCCACCCGGCCGCGGTCTCCGCCGCCTCGGGACGGACGCTCACCAACGAGGAGGACGGCGTGGCGGTCGTCCTCGAACGCCTCCTCGCCGCGCACTGA
- a CDS encoding SDR family oxidoreductase: protein MQLPGARERWVRTGGIELCVAELGNPDLPTVVLVHGYPDSKEVWSRVAPALAEQWHVVLYDVRGHGRSSAPKPLRGGFTLEKLTDDFLAVLDEVSPGRPVHLVGHDWGSVQSWEFATVERTRGRIASFTSMSGPSLDHFGHWIQGRVTRPTPRRVAQLAGQGVKSWYVYLLHTPVLPELAWRGPLGRRWPRILERLEKVPAGDYPTASLPRDAAHGAWLYRDNVRTRLRRPRPDAYAHVPVQLITPTGDAFLSEYLYDDLEHWAPRLVRRRLPAQHWAPRTRPDQLVAWISEFVAANEPSAKAARTPDTDPVGSGRYADRFAGVLVLVTGAADGIGRATALAFAEAGARVVAVDRDAAGAARTAETALLVGAPAAWAQTAEPGDEQAMEKLGAKVAAEYGTVDVLVNVAGTAPSGPFLETTSEEWRGLLDAGFLGVVHSCRVFGGRMAERGQGGHIVNVLPSVPGPVTRTPGISTYGTAQAAVLALTQGLRAELAHRTVSVSAVRPGAVDTGAGGAGAGTGAGATAGTVAGVPPREVSLGGVDAEAATPTRRARGRTPEQVAEAVLEAVVHDQALVVVPARPAGLRRLLRGGTEPLRKRP from the coding sequence ATGCAACTGCCGGGAGCGCGCGAGCGCTGGGTCCGCACGGGCGGCATCGAGCTCTGCGTGGCCGAGCTGGGCAATCCGGACCTGCCCACCGTCGTGCTGGTGCACGGCTATCCGGACAGCAAGGAGGTGTGGTCGCGGGTGGCTCCGGCGCTGGCCGAACAGTGGCACGTGGTGCTCTACGACGTACGCGGCCACGGCCGTTCGAGCGCGCCGAAACCGCTGCGCGGAGGCTTCACGCTGGAGAAGCTGACCGACGACTTCCTCGCGGTGCTGGACGAGGTGAGTCCCGGCCGGCCGGTCCATCTGGTGGGCCACGACTGGGGTTCCGTGCAGTCCTGGGAGTTCGCCACGGTCGAGCGGACCAGGGGCAGGATCGCCTCCTTCACCTCGATGTCCGGGCCGTCGCTGGACCACTTCGGCCACTGGATCCAGGGCCGGGTGACCCGGCCCACCCCCCGGCGGGTGGCCCAGCTCGCCGGACAGGGCGTCAAGTCTTGGTACGTCTACCTCCTGCACACCCCCGTCCTGCCCGAACTCGCCTGGCGCGGGCCGCTGGGGCGCCGGTGGCCGCGCATTCTGGAGCGCCTGGAGAAGGTACCCGCGGGCGACTACCCGACCGCCTCGCTGCCCCGGGACGCGGCCCACGGCGCCTGGCTCTACCGCGACAACGTCCGTACCCGGCTGCGCAGGCCGCGCCCGGACGCGTACGCGCACGTACCGGTGCAGCTGATCACGCCGACCGGTGACGCCTTCCTGTCGGAGTACCTCTACGACGACCTGGAGCACTGGGCCCCGCGCCTGGTCCGGCGCCGGCTGCCCGCCCAGCACTGGGCCCCGCGCACCCGGCCGGACCAACTCGTGGCCTGGATCTCGGAGTTCGTGGCCGCCAACGAGCCCTCGGCTAAGGCCGCCCGTACGCCGGACACGGACCCGGTGGGGTCCGGCCGGTACGCGGACCGGTTCGCCGGCGTGCTGGTGCTGGTGACGGGCGCGGCCGACGGGATCGGACGGGCCACCGCCCTGGCGTTCGCCGAGGCCGGGGCGCGCGTGGTGGCCGTGGACCGGGACGCGGCGGGCGCCGCCCGTACGGCGGAGACGGCGCTGCTCGTCGGGGCGCCGGCCGCCTGGGCACAGACCGCCGAACCGGGCGACGAGCAGGCGATGGAGAAGCTCGGCGCGAAGGTCGCTGCGGAGTACGGCACCGTCGACGTCCTGGTCAACGTCGCGGGTACGGCGCCCTCCGGGCCCTTCCTGGAGACCACGTCCGAGGAGTGGCGGGGCCTCCTCGACGCGGGGTTCCTGGGGGTCGTCCACAGCTGCCGGGTGTTCGGCGGGCGGATGGCCGAGCGCGGGCAGGGCGGCCACATCGTCAACGTGCTCCCGAGCGTCCCCGGCCCGGTGACCCGCACGCCGGGGATCTCCACGTACGGCACGGCCCAGGCCGCCGTCCTGGCGCTCACCCAGGGCCTGCGGGCCGAACTGGCCCACCGCACGGTCTCGGTGAGCGCGGTACGGCCGGGGGCGGTCGACACCGGGGCGGGAGGCGCCGGAGCGGGCACGGGAGCGGGTGCGACGGCGGGCACTGTGGCCGGCGTTCCCCCAAGGGAGGTGTCACTCGGAGGAGTTGACGCGGAGGCTGCCACGCCGACGCGCCGGGCTCGCGGCCGTACGCCGGAGCAGGTCGCCGAAGCCGTGCTGGAGGCGGTGGTCCACGACCAGGCCCTCGTGGTGGTCCCGGCACGACCGGCGGGCCTGCGCCGCCTGCTCCGGGGCGGTACGGAGCCGCTCCGCAAACGGCCCTGA
- a CDS encoding ABC transporter permease: MSTEIRAGGALPGDASRIHDIGYRSYDGPRLGRAYARRSLYVQSLKGAFGLGRSAKSKVLPMLLLAVMCLVAAIIVAVSMAAPGATKLVVKYTSYAIFLQAVIGLFVAAQAPQSVSRDLRFRTVPLYFSRPIAHADYVLAKLAAMASAVFVITGTPLLILYVGSLLAKFDFGDQTGWFAQGLVSVALLSVLFAALALVVAAVTPRRGFGVAAVIAVLTITYGAVSTIQAIAYSTGTEGAVAWFGLFSPITLIDGVQTAFLGATSAFPGGEGPGAALGVVYLFVVLALIAGSYAALLRRYRRVGL, encoded by the coding sequence ATGAGCACTGAGATCAGGGCCGGAGGCGCGCTGCCCGGCGACGCCTCCCGCATCCACGACATCGGCTACCGCTCCTACGACGGGCCGAGGCTGGGGCGCGCGTACGCCCGCCGCTCGCTCTACGTGCAGTCGCTCAAGGGCGCGTTCGGGCTCGGGCGGTCGGCCAAGTCCAAGGTGCTGCCGATGCTGCTGCTCGCGGTGATGTGCCTGGTCGCGGCGATCATCGTGGCCGTGTCGATGGCCGCGCCCGGTGCCACGAAGCTGGTCGTGAAGTACACCTCGTACGCGATCTTCCTGCAGGCCGTCATCGGTCTGTTCGTGGCCGCCCAGGCCCCGCAGAGCGTCTCGCGGGACCTGCGGTTCCGGACGGTGCCGCTGTACTTCTCGCGGCCGATCGCGCACGCCGACTACGTCCTGGCGAAGCTGGCGGCGATGGCGTCCGCGGTCTTCGTGATCACCGGGACGCCGCTGCTCATCCTCTACGTGGGCTCGCTGCTCGCGAAATTCGACTTCGGCGACCAGACCGGCTGGTTCGCCCAAGGACTGGTGTCGGTGGCCCTGCTGTCCGTGCTGTTCGCCGCGCTCGCGCTGGTGGTGGCCGCGGTGACCCCGCGCCGCGGCTTCGGTGTGGCGGCGGTGATCGCCGTGCTGACCATCACGTACGGAGCCGTCTCCACGATCCAGGCCATCGCCTACTCGACCGGGACCGAGGGGGCCGTCGCCTGGTTCGGGCTGTTCTCCCCGATCACGCTGATCGACGGGGTGCAGACCGCGTTCCTCGGCGCCACCTCCGCCTTCCCCGGCGGGGAGGGCCCGGGGGCCGCGCTGGGCGTGGTCTATCTGTTCGTTGTCCTCGCGCTCATCGCCGGCTCGTACGCCGCCCTGCTGCGCCGCTACCGGAGGGTCGGGCTGTGA
- a CDS encoding RNA 2'-phosphotransferase, with protein MDDRRTVKVSKYLSKHLRHQPERIGLTLDPNGWVDVAELLEAAARHHFPITRAELEHVVAVNDKQRFTLEGERLRANQGHTVAVDLDLPPAEPPPFLYHGTVPRSLAAIRTEGLRPMARHHVHLSPDRETATRVGARRGRPMVLSVDAAAMHRAGHVFRVSANGVWLADSVPPEYLRFQD; from the coding sequence ATGGACGACAGACGCACCGTGAAGGTGTCGAAGTACCTCTCCAAGCACCTGCGCCATCAGCCGGAACGCATCGGGCTGACACTCGACCCGAACGGGTGGGTGGACGTCGCGGAGTTGCTGGAAGCCGCAGCCCGTCACCACTTCCCGATCACCCGGGCCGAACTCGAACACGTGGTGGCGGTGAACGACAAGCAGCGCTTCACCCTGGAGGGTGAGCGGCTGCGCGCCAACCAGGGCCACACCGTCGCCGTCGACCTGGACCTGCCTCCGGCCGAGCCGCCGCCGTTCCTCTACCACGGCACGGTGCCGCGGTCCCTGGCGGCGATCCGGACCGAGGGGCTGCGCCCGATGGCCCGCCACCACGTCCACCTCTCACCCGACCGGGAGACCGCCACCCGGGTCGGGGCACGGCGGGGCAGACCCATGGTGCTCTCCGTGGACGCGGCGGCGATGCACCGCGCCGGTCACGTCTTCCGCGTCAGCGCCAACGGGGTGTGGCTGGCGGATTCGGTACCCCCGGAGTACCTGCGCTTCCAGGACTGA
- a CDS encoding GAF domain-containing sensor histidine kinase, producing the protein MAERKGHQRGAAGRAGADGGEDEPSRNAWDQESLEAAARAASDLGGLSPELTARVPQLLEAMRSVGTGLELHSTLDRICETAAELAHARYAAIGVVDESAEGLLDFVTHGMPDEAARAIGRPPSGHRGLLGALIHDPAPVMLTDLTTDPRYAGFPPGHPPMRTFLGVPISVQGQIFGNLYLAEKHHGGRFNEYDLHMVRVLATEAGIAIGNARLYEAARQRERWIDGSVAVTTALLAGGDADDALSVVAEQARRLADSAAGAVLLPVGKDGADGLEVVAVASDDPSTSLGVIIGPESPVVSALLAGEPVFIDDAATDPRLISRASERYGPNMLLPMRSGGRMLGALSMPRAQGQRPFSAAERTLAAQFAAQAALALMMAEAQRDRERLAVYEDRDRIARDLHDLVIQRLYATGMMLESARRRSVVPEVREGVGRAVDELDTTIQEIRTAIFALQQEPAEAPAGLRVRVLRELNMAAVPLGFTPSHRFLGAIDTLVSESTGKNLIAALREALSNAFRHAQASVIDVVVDATATLPDGRDAVRLTVSDDGVGIPEGGRRSGLRNLARRAESLGGASWFGPGLGEDGGGTSVTWEAPL; encoded by the coding sequence ATGGCAGAGCGGAAGGGGCACCAGCGGGGCGCGGCGGGCCGGGCCGGGGCGGACGGGGGTGAGGACGAGCCGAGCCGGAACGCGTGGGACCAGGAGTCGCTCGAAGCCGCCGCCCGGGCCGCCAGCGATCTGGGGGGCCTCTCCCCCGAGCTCACCGCCCGCGTGCCGCAGCTGCTGGAGGCCATGCGGTCGGTCGGTACCGGGCTGGAGCTGCACTCCACGCTCGACCGGATCTGCGAGACCGCCGCCGAGCTGGCCCACGCCCGGTACGCCGCGATCGGCGTCGTGGACGAGTCCGCCGAGGGGCTCCTCGACTTCGTCACCCACGGCATGCCGGACGAGGCGGCGCGCGCGATCGGGCGGCCCCCGAGCGGGCACAGAGGACTCCTCGGGGCGCTCATCCACGACCCCGCTCCGGTGATGCTGACGGACCTGACCACCGATCCGCGGTACGCCGGATTCCCGCCGGGACACCCTCCGATGCGCACCTTCCTGGGCGTCCCCATCAGCGTCCAGGGGCAGATCTTCGGCAATCTGTACCTCGCCGAGAAGCACCACGGCGGCAGGTTCAACGAGTACGACCTGCACATGGTCCGGGTACTCGCCACGGAGGCGGGCATCGCGATCGGCAACGCCCGCCTCTACGAGGCCGCCCGCCAGCGCGAACGGTGGATCGACGGGTCGGTCGCGGTCACCACGGCGCTGCTCGCCGGCGGGGACGCGGACGACGCCCTGAGCGTCGTCGCCGAACAGGCCCGCAGGCTGGCCGACTCGGCCGCCGGTGCCGTACTGCTGCCGGTGGGAAAGGACGGGGCCGACGGGCTGGAGGTCGTCGCGGTCGCCTCCGACGATCCGTCCACCTCGCTGGGCGTGATCATCGGGCCGGAGAGCCCGGTGGTCTCGGCGCTGCTGGCCGGGGAACCCGTCTTCATCGACGACGCCGCCACCGATCCGCGCCTGATCAGCCGCGCGTCCGAGCGGTACGGCCCGAACATGCTGCTGCCGATGCGCAGCGGCGGCCGGATGCTCGGCGCCCTGTCCATGCCCCGGGCGCAGGGACAGCGCCCGTTCAGCGCGGCGGAACGGACCCTCGCCGCACAGTTCGCCGCGCAGGCCGCGCTCGCCCTGATGATGGCGGAGGCGCAGCGCGACCGGGAGCGGCTGGCGGTGTACGAGGACCGGGACCGGATCGCCCGGGACCTCCACGACCTGGTCATCCAGCGGCTGTACGCCACCGGGATGATGCTGGAGAGCGCCCGGCGCCGGTCGGTGGTGCCGGAGGTACGGGAGGGTGTCGGCCGGGCCGTGGACGAGCTGGACACCACCATCCAGGAGATCCGCACCGCCATCTTCGCCCTCCAGCAGGAGCCGGCCGAGGCCCCGGCCGGACTGCGCGTCCGGGTGCTGCGCGAGCTCAACATGGCGGCGGTGCCCCTCGGCTTCACGCCCTCGCACCGCTTTCTCGGGGCGATCGACACCCTGGTGAGCGAGTCGACCGGGAAGAACCTGATCGCCGCCCTGCGCGAGGCCCTCTCCAACGCCTTCCGGCACGCCCAGGCCTCGGTGATCGACGTGGTCGTCGACGCCACGGCCACCCTGCCGGACGGGCGGGACGCCGTCCGGCTGACCGTCTCCGACGACGGAGTCGGCATCCCGGAGGGCGGCCGGCGGAGCGGGCTGCGCAATCTGGCCCGCCGGGCGGAGTCGCTGGGCGGGGCGAGCTGGTTCGGCCCGGGACTCGGCGAGGACGGTGGCGGTACGTCGGTGACCTGGGAGGCGCCGCTCTGA
- a CDS encoding ABC transporter ATP-binding protein → MTALDRLSLDIGPGVTGLVGANGAGKSTLIKILLGLSPATEGSASVLGLDVATHGAAIRERVGYMPEHDCLPPDVSATEFVVHMARMSGLPPTAARERTADTLRHVGLYEERYRPIGGYSTGMKQRVKLAQALVHDPRLVLLDEPTNGLDPVGRDEMLGLIRRVHTDFGISVLVTSHLLGELERTCDHVVVIDGGTLLRSSSTSEFTQTTTTLAVEVTDSDTHPDGTDALRRKLLGAGVKLIGNDGVDTGGLPGAGHILLVEATGEETYDLVRDSVAGLGLGLVRMEQRRHHIAEVFRAGENTHPDPVPAVAAAASGPAPGAVPQAQSRIPAPGSVHQVPAPGAVQQKGSGPDEH, encoded by the coding sequence GTGACCGCTCTTGACCGGCTCTCCTTGGACATCGGACCGGGCGTGACCGGCCTGGTGGGTGCCAACGGGGCCGGCAAGTCCACCCTGATCAAGATCCTGCTGGGACTCTCGCCCGCCACCGAGGGCTCTGCCTCGGTGCTCGGGCTGGACGTCGCCACGCACGGTGCCGCGATCCGGGAGCGGGTCGGGTACATGCCGGAGCACGACTGCCTGCCGCCGGACGTCTCGGCGACCGAGTTCGTCGTCCACATGGCGCGGATGTCCGGACTGCCGCCGACCGCGGCCCGGGAGCGCACCGCCGACACCCTGCGCCACGTCGGCCTCTACGAGGAGCGCTACCGCCCCATCGGGGGCTACTCGACCGGTATGAAGCAGCGCGTGAAGCTGGCCCAGGCGCTGGTCCACGACCCGCGGCTGGTGCTGCTCGACGAGCCGACGAACGGCCTCGACCCGGTGGGCCGCGACGAGATGCTCGGGCTCATCCGCCGGGTGCACACCGACTTCGGGATCTCCGTGCTCGTCACCTCGCACCTCCTGGGAGAGCTGGAACGCACCTGCGACCACGTCGTCGTCATCGACGGCGGCACGCTGCTCCGGTCCAGCTCCACCAGCGAGTTCACCCAGACCACCACGACCCTCGCGGTCGAGGTCACCGACAGCGACACCCACCCGGACGGCACCGACGCGCTGCGCCGGAAACTCCTCGGGGCCGGTGTGAAGCTGATCGGGAACGACGGCGTCGACACCGGCGGCCTGCCGGGAGCCGGTCACATCCTGCTCGTCGAGGCGACCGGCGAGGAGACGTACGACCTGGTGCGCGACAGCGTGGCCGGTCTCGGGCTCGGGCTCGTCCGCATGGAGCAGCGCCGCCACCACATCGCCGAGGTCTTCCGCGCGGGCGAGAACACTCACCCGGACCCGGTCCCGGCGGTCGCCGCGGCAGCGTCCGGCCCGGCCCCCGGAGCCGTACCGCAGGCCCAGTCCCGGATCCCGGCGCCCGGGTCCGTCCATCAGGTTCCGGCCCCCGGGGCCGTACAGCAGAAGGGGAGCGGTCCCGATGAGCACTGA
- a CDS encoding LLM class flavin-dependent oxidoreductase, with translation MSLRLSTVILPVDRWHEGGRAKWQRAEELGFHAAYTYDHLSWRSFREETWFGALPTLTAAAVVTGTMRLGTLVTSPNFRHPVTLAKELISLDDVSGGRVTLGIGAGGNGFDATALGQEPWTPRERADRFGEFVPLLDRLLTEGAVSQRGTFYTAEEARNIPGCVQSPRLPFAVAATGPRGLKLAARYGQAWVTTGDPKLFEDGTPEQSVEALRGQIEKLGKACSETGRDVAELDKILLTAFTPDRNRPLESVDAFVDFAGRHQELGFTELVVHWPIPDSDFATDPAVFERIATEALAQLG, from the coding sequence ATGAGTCTGCGCCTGAGCACCGTGATCCTCCCCGTCGACCGCTGGCACGAGGGGGGCCGTGCGAAGTGGCAGCGCGCCGAAGAGCTCGGTTTCCACGCCGCCTACACCTACGACCACCTGTCCTGGCGTTCGTTCCGGGAGGAGACCTGGTTCGGGGCGCTCCCGACGCTGACGGCGGCAGCCGTCGTCACCGGGACCATGCGCCTGGGCACCCTCGTGACCTCGCCGAACTTCCGCCACCCGGTGACGCTGGCCAAGGAACTGATCTCGCTGGACGACGTCTCGGGCGGTCGGGTCACCCTCGGGATCGGGGCGGGCGGCAACGGCTTCGACGCCACGGCGCTCGGGCAGGAGCCGTGGACGCCGCGCGAGCGGGCCGACCGCTTCGGCGAGTTCGTGCCGCTGCTGGACCGGTTGCTCACCGAGGGCGCGGTCTCGCAGCGGGGCACCTTCTACACGGCGGAGGAGGCCCGGAACATCCCCGGCTGCGTCCAGTCGCCCCGGCTGCCCTTCGCCGTCGCCGCGACCGGGCCGCGCGGGCTGAAGCTGGCCGCCCGGTACGGCCAGGCCTGGGTGACCACGGGTGACCCGAAGCTGTTCGAGGACGGCACTCCGGAGCAGTCGGTCGAGGCGCTGCGCGGCCAGATCGAGAAGCTCGGCAAGGCGTGCTCGGAGACCGGGCGGGACGTCGCGGAGCTGGACAAGATCCTGCTCACCGCGTTCACCCCGGACCGCAACCGCCCGCTGGAGTCGGTGGACGCCTTCGTGGACTTCGCCGGGCGCCACCAGGAGCTGGGCTTCACCGAGCTGGTCGTCCACTGGCCGATCCCGGACTCGGACTTCGCCACCGACCCGGCCGTCTTCGAGCGGATCGCCACGGAGGCCCTCGCCCAGCTGGGCTGA